The proteins below come from a single Hoplias malabaricus isolate fHopMal1 unplaced genomic scaffold, fHopMal1.hap1 scaffold_172, whole genome shotgun sequence genomic window:
- the LOC136682477 gene encoding CMRF35-like molecule 5: MTIKFLLIFSLYLISAGVNAVRTVTGLRGHSVQIHCPYESGYESYTKYLSRGECSTLPWSTKDIPVDSKSAKDQRFSLKDHTVNRVFIITITDLRTEDAGKYWCAIKRAVQAAVHDDYTEIQLLVKLVNSSVPETSAKTSTTATTSRESTSKKTAPAQPLPGPPPKPHHGPHQIFTTRQVDPSECSAGRP; this comes from the exons ATGACCATAAAGTTCCTCCTCATCTTCAGCCTCTACCTGATTTCAG CTGGAGTCAATGCTGTTAGAACTGTAACTGGACTCAGAGGACACTCAGTTCAGATTCACTGTCCCTATGAGTCTGGATATGAATCCTACACAAAGTATCTCAGCAGAGGGGAATGTTCTACTTTACCCTGGAGTACTAAAGACATTCCTGTTGACTCTAAATCTGCTAAAGATCAGAGATTCTCTCTGAAAGACCACACAGTGAACAGAgtcttcatcatcaccatcactgaCCTGAGAACAGAGGATGCAGGAAAGTACTGGTGTGCGATAAAGAGAGCAGTACAGGCAGCTGTGCATGATGACTACACTGAGATTCAGTTACTGGTGAAACTGG TGAACTCATCAGTTCCAGAGACTAGTGCAAAAACCTCAACAACTGCCACAACCTCCAGAGAATCTACTTCCAAGAAGACAGCACCAG CTCAACCTCTTCCAGGACCACCCCCAAAACCACACCATGGTCCACACCAAATATTCACCACCAG